A single genomic interval of Nonomuraea rubra harbors:
- a CDS encoding SCO7613 C-terminal domain-containing membrane protein codes for MDWPNCPACGTALAGSVDACPECRLLLHGPAATVYLEASAALSELERRRTELLRRREEALAGMRAAGTATPAQTVAEAVETALPGVVPSEVVLTGAGAAGAGAGEAVRTGTGPAGAGRGEAGQAGDASPDGVVSGGMLGVPAGSAPAAEGGRKPRRDLSHRAVQNLLLLLGGTLLSIAAVVFTLVSWQVPALRALILTVFTVAVLAAPWVLVRRRLVATAETVALLGLVLIPLDGVAVMQVFDGGGAGEGPGLDPLWGHALSAAALSVVWAGYAWRTPLRLPTPVAIALAQAPLPLAALAIGSVTAPGPDASGLVPGPDGSGLVPGPDGSGLVPSLGRVADAPGLGWLADAPGLAWLAGALVVTAAFDLVLWQVARRARAAAEYVTTAVAGSVAWAGGTGLAAYVTVTASGGLVPLPVSDLGPTLAIVNLMPAMTLVFGIASAVAILWAAATQGRTARLVIAACAALAAVGACCAVPASVVGASWQAAVVAGGGLLVLAAAFRMPVRLRDGVRAGGGLVLAVAACWNAHVVIAVAVGPLGWLTSAWGERAGRASDLLAPGVRWDGTGAAPVVMAAVAAGLALVPPRGELWTPGLRRTLCLVTGSLAVLTGAVAAGLPYEVVLGVLVALAGALLWTAAASTDGYAAPLWLGVYLAGLAMGWAVADREAGVAVAGGLLVVLAGCAVAARPRVVQAVGGAGATLAAAVLAWALFGSGMAAAPAMLGVRAGTLVVTRPSRKLAAAVVRARRTSATVALGFLDRLSRLVRPGGRTAAEAAAMGVGLLALAQVLFGAAAVEGMEALLLAIGAVLAAASAWRRPRGAWRTVAAAEACVLAVLAPLPLSGAVMPALVGPYGWLTHAWAGAAEGAREALSPSGPWQAQPLLMPVLVLAAVAGVLAAWARWGRRAAMGVAGIAFPVAATTLPVVAGVPYWAALAFLVALTAGLALWSAVSRSAAGGASLWTATLVVSWSLADRTATLAVLAAIVVTGLLCAVRGRGSPVTSVAATVTGLAVGAESVAAALSGGLGEADAALVLLLVVVLLSRAAAMPVLPSAVAGPLGAAALVLWPVAMVLAQDVARLSLVLAVGGLALAASAGRLDGWRPEGGRLRGGRPEGGWLTGGVRAAAYAVAGVASGVAILPHVPVWMEVMGFPYTRVGRPWREYFGGWLPHPEVWDVGRPMVAGFGFERVEVVTALGVGVFVVATAVLMARRLRGGVAARSVATVAVPLCLGLVPPAAELAYPWVLVFHGVVLVALTVQAVTGVRAGAAGVMALVAGAHVVAWSLDVEAYTPVMLAGVAVLGMAAAAVARGEAARAGAAATATVAAGGLAAAWSLSAGLTVEQAAFAVLAVATLALLTATRLTTLTPPASAPGVTASSLASALDTTARSAAASVPRTTARPLADRWAWAAIGAEVAGWGLAVAGVVMAGGDQELLDAALACAGLLALGVALRRDRRLAVWPGLGLLQVALWLRLALSGVTAPEAYTVPLTAGALVAAWLARRRDPGISSWTGYGAALALTFLPSVYAAWNDPGLARPLLLGLAAFAATLAGAWARLQAPLILGGTVLVVTAAHEFAPALAELMGQGPRWLPIAVAGAFLLFTGATYEHRLRDLRRIRRLIVRMR; via the coding sequence ATGGACTGGCCGAACTGTCCCGCCTGCGGCACCGCTCTGGCCGGCTCGGTGGACGCCTGCCCCGAATGCCGGCTGCTGCTCCACGGGCCCGCCGCCACCGTCTACCTGGAAGCGTCCGCCGCGCTCAGCGAGCTTGAGCGCCGGCGTACCGAGTTGCTGCGGCGGAGGGAGGAGGCGCTCGCGGGCATGCGAGCGGCCGGGACGGCCACACCCGCGCAGACGGTGGCAGAGGCGGTGGAGACTGCGCTGCCCGGCGTCGTGCCGTCCGAGGTCGTGCTGACCGGGGCCGGGGCTGCCGGGGCTGGGGCGGGTGAGGCCGTGCGGACCGGGACGGGGCCTGCCGGGGCTGGGCGGGGCGAGGCCGGGCAGGCCGGGGACGCGTCGCCTGACGGGGTGGTGTCCGGCGGGATGCTCGGGGTGCCGGCCGGGAGTGCGCCGGCCGCGGAAGGTGGGCGGAAGCCTCGGCGGGACCTGTCGCATCGGGCGGTGCAGAACCTGCTGCTCCTGCTCGGCGGGACCCTGCTGTCGATCGCCGCGGTGGTGTTCACGCTGGTGAGCTGGCAGGTGCCGGCGCTGCGCGCGCTCATCCTGACCGTGTTCACGGTGGCGGTGCTGGCCGCCCCCTGGGTGCTGGTGCGCCGGCGGCTGGTCGCGACTGCCGAGACGGTGGCGTTGCTGGGGCTGGTGCTGATACCCCTGGATGGCGTCGCCGTCATGCAGGTGTTCGACGGTGGTGGGGCCGGCGAAGGCCCCGGGCTGGATCCTCTGTGGGGTCACGCTCTGAGCGCCGCGGCGCTCAGCGTGGTGTGGGCCGGGTACGCGTGGCGGACCCCGCTGCGCCTGCCCACACCGGTCGCGATCGCCCTCGCCCAGGCTCCGCTACCGCTGGCCGCACTGGCCATCGGTTCCGTCACGGCGCCCGGCCCGGACGCGTCCGGCTTGGTGCCTGGCCCGGACGGGTCTGGCTTGGTGCCCGGCCCGGACGGGTCCGGTTTGGTGCCCAGCCTGGGGCGGGTGGCCGACGCGCCCGGCCTGGGATGGCTGGCCGATGCGCCCGGCTTGGCGTGGCTGGCTGGAGCGCTGGTGGTGACCGCGGCGTTCGACCTGGTGCTGTGGCAGGTGGCGCGGCGGGCGCGGGCCGCCGCCGAGTACGTGACCACGGCCGTGGCCGGCTCGGTGGCGTGGGCCGGTGGGACGGGGCTGGCGGCGTACGTGACGGTGACGGCGAGCGGCGGCCTCGTCCCCCTGCCCGTCTCGGATCTGGGACCCACCCTGGCGATCGTGAACCTCATGCCCGCGATGACCCTCGTGTTCGGCATCGCCTCGGCGGTGGCGATCCTGTGGGCGGCCGCGACGCAAGGCCGGACCGCGCGCCTGGTGATCGCCGCCTGCGCCGCACTCGCCGCGGTGGGCGCCTGCTGTGCCGTGCCCGCCTCGGTCGTCGGCGCCTCGTGGCAGGCCGCCGTCGTCGCCGGCGGAGGGCTGCTGGTCCTGGCCGCCGCCTTCCGGATGCCCGTGCGGCTGCGGGACGGTGTCCGGGCGGGCGGCGGGCTCGTGCTGGCGGTGGCCGCCTGCTGGAACGCGCACGTGGTGATCGCCGTCGCGGTCGGCCCGCTCGGCTGGCTGACGTCCGCCTGGGGAGAACGCGCCGGCCGGGCGTCCGACCTGCTGGCCCCGGGCGTCCGGTGGGACGGCACCGGGGCCGCGCCCGTGGTGATGGCGGCCGTGGCGGCGGGGCTGGCGCTGGTGCCGCCCAGAGGCGAGCTCTGGACCCCCGGCCTGCGCCGTACGCTCTGCCTGGTCACGGGCTCCCTGGCCGTGCTCACGGGAGCGGTGGCGGCGGGGCTGCCGTACGAGGTGGTTCTCGGCGTGCTCGTGGCGCTGGCCGGCGCTCTCCTGTGGACGGCCGCCGCGTCGACGGACGGGTACGCGGCGCCGCTGTGGCTCGGCGTGTACCTGGCCGGGCTGGCCATGGGCTGGGCGGTGGCCGATCGTGAGGCGGGCGTCGCCGTGGCGGGCGGGTTGCTCGTCGTGCTGGCGGGCTGTGCCGTGGCCGCCCGGCCGAGGGTCGTGCAGGCCGTGGGCGGTGCCGGGGCGACGCTGGCGGCGGCGGTGCTGGCCTGGGCGTTGTTCGGGAGCGGGATGGCGGCGGCGCCGGCGATGCTCGGCGTGCGGGCCGGCACGCTCGTCGTGACCAGGCCGTCACGCAAGCTGGCCGCCGCGGTCGTACGGGCCAGGCGGACGAGCGCCACCGTCGCCCTCGGGTTCCTCGACCGGTTGAGCAGGCTGGTACGGCCCGGCGGGAGGACGGCGGCCGAGGCGGCTGCCATGGGGGTGGGGCTGCTGGCGCTGGCACAGGTTCTGTTCGGTGCGGCGGCGGTGGAGGGTATGGAGGCGCTGCTGCTGGCGATCGGTGCGGTGCTGGCCGCGGCCTCGGCCTGGCGCAGGCCTCGCGGGGCCTGGCGTACGGTCGCGGCGGCCGAGGCGTGCGTGCTGGCCGTGCTCGCGCCGCTGCCACTGAGCGGGGCCGTGATGCCGGCGCTCGTCGGCCCGTACGGCTGGCTGACCCACGCCTGGGCCGGTGCGGCGGAGGGGGCGCGGGAGGCGCTCAGCCCGTCGGGGCCCTGGCAGGCGCAGCCGTTGCTGATGCCCGTGCTGGTGCTGGCCGCGGTCGCCGGCGTGCTGGCGGCGTGGGCGCGCTGGGGCAGGCGAGCCGCCATGGGGGTGGCGGGGATCGCGTTCCCCGTGGCGGCGACGACGTTGCCGGTGGTGGCCGGGGTGCCGTACTGGGCGGCGCTCGCCTTCCTGGTCGCGCTCACGGCCGGGCTGGCGCTCTGGTCGGCGGTGAGCCGGTCGGCGGCGGGCGGGGCGAGCCTGTGGACGGCGACGCTGGTGGTGTCCTGGTCGCTGGCCGACCGTACGGCGACGCTCGCGGTGCTGGCGGCGATCGTGGTGACGGGGCTGCTGTGTGCCGTCCGGGGCAGGGGCTCGCCGGTGACGAGCGTGGCCGCCACGGTCACCGGGCTGGCCGTCGGGGCGGAGAGCGTGGCGGCGGCGCTGAGCGGCGGGCTCGGCGAGGCGGACGCAGCGCTGGTCCTGCTGCTGGTGGTCGTGCTGCTGTCGCGGGCCGCCGCGATGCCGGTCCTGCCTTCGGCCGTGGCCGGGCCGCTGGGGGCGGCGGCGCTGGTGTTGTGGCCGGTGGCCATGGTGCTGGCGCAGGATGTGGCGCGGTTGTCGCTGGTGCTGGCCGTCGGTGGGCTGGCGCTGGCCGCGTCGGCCGGGCGGCTGGACGGCTGGCGGCCGGAGGGTGGGCGGTTGCGGGGTGGGCGGCCGGAGGGTGGGTGGCTGACGGGCGGGGTCAGGGCGGCGGCCTATGCGGTGGCGGGCGTGGCCTCGGGGGTGGCGATCCTGCCGCACGTGCCGGTCTGGATGGAGGTGATGGGGTTCCCGTACACCCGGGTCGGGCGTCCGTGGCGAGAGTACTTCGGCGGGTGGTTGCCGCATCCGGAGGTGTGGGACGTGGGCCGGCCGATGGTGGCGGGCTTCGGGTTCGAACGGGTGGAGGTGGTGACCGCGCTCGGGGTCGGGGTGTTCGTGGTGGCCACCGCAGTGCTCATGGCGCGGCGGCTGCGCGGGGGCGTGGCGGCGCGGTCCGTGGCCACCGTCGCCGTGCCGTTGTGCCTGGGGCTCGTGCCTCCCGCGGCGGAACTGGCGTATCCGTGGGTGCTGGTCTTCCACGGGGTGGTGCTGGTGGCGCTGACCGTTCAGGCGGTCACCGGGGTACGGGCGGGGGCGGCCGGGGTGATGGCGCTGGTGGCCGGTGCGCACGTGGTGGCCTGGTCGCTGGACGTGGAGGCGTACACGCCGGTGATGCTTGCCGGGGTCGCGGTGCTGGGGATGGCGGCCGCGGCGGTGGCGCGCGGCGAGGCCGCGCGGGCGGGCGCGGCGGCGACGGCCACCGTCGCGGCGGGCGGGCTGGCGGCGGCCTGGTCGTTGTCGGCGGGGTTGACCGTGGAACAGGCGGCGTTCGCGGTGCTCGCCGTCGCCACCCTGGCCCTCCTCACCGCCACCCGCCTCACGACACTCACGCCACCGGCGTCCGCGCCGGGCGTGACGGCGAGTTCCCTGGCGTCCGCGCTGGATACGACGGCGAGGTCGGCGGCGGCGTCTGTGCCGCGTACAACAGCGAGGCCACTGGCGGACCGCTGGGCGTGGGCGGCGATCGGGGCCGAGGTGGCCGGGTGGGGGCTGGCGGTGGCAGGGGTGGTGATGGCGGGCGGTGATCAGGAGCTGCTGGACGCGGCCCTGGCCTGCGCCGGCCTGCTCGCGCTCGGCGTCGCACTGCGCCGCGACCGGCGGCTCGCCGTCTGGCCCGGGCTGGGGCTGCTGCAGGTGGCGCTCTGGCTGCGGCTCGCCCTGTCCGGCGTCACCGCCCCCGAGGCGTACACCGTGCCCCTGACGGCGGGCGCGCTGGTGGCGGCGTGGCTGGCCAGGCGGCGCGACCCCGGGATCTCCTCCTGGACCGGGTACGGCGCCGCGCTGGCCCTGACGTTCCTGCCCAGCGTGTACGCCGCCTGGAACGACCCCGGCCTGGCCAGGCCGCTGCTGCTGGGCCTGGCCGCGTTCGCCGCCACCCTGGCCGGCGCCTGGGCACGGCTCCAGGCCCCGCTGATCCTCGGCGGGACGGTGCTGGTGGTGACGGCGGCGCACGAGTTCGCGCCCGCACTGGCCGAGCTGATGGGCCAGGGCCCGCGCTGGTTGCCGATCGCTGTGGCGGGCGCGTTCCTGCTGTTCACCGGAGCCACGTACGAGCACAGGCTGCGCGACCTGCGCAGGATCCGCCGGCTGATCGTCAGGATGCGCTGA
- a CDS encoding FadR/GntR family transcriptional regulator has protein sequence MRNVARTSLVDAAIAELRREIAAGVWPVGTKIPSESRLAESLGMSRLSVREAVRVLAHAGLLHTRQGDGTYVTATDESQVALRRRLDTAAAMDIIDVRRGLDLVAARLAAGRRTEEDLAAMRETLSRRDAAGRAGDLDGFADADVDFHLLVADAAHNALLGDLYRSMSDALRDSVRDQEEAALVPDTSHEDLLRAIEDGDAARAVAISVAILDQQERDL, from the coding sequence ATGCGTAACGTCGCCAGGACCTCGCTCGTGGACGCCGCCATCGCCGAGCTCCGCAGGGAGATCGCCGCGGGGGTGTGGCCGGTCGGCACCAAGATCCCGTCCGAGAGCCGGCTCGCGGAGAGCCTGGGCATGAGCAGGCTGTCGGTACGGGAGGCGGTGCGGGTCCTGGCGCACGCGGGGCTGCTGCACACCCGGCAGGGCGACGGCACGTACGTGACCGCGACCGACGAGTCCCAGGTCGCGCTGCGGCGCCGGCTCGACACGGCGGCCGCCATGGACATCATCGACGTGCGCCGCGGCCTCGACCTGGTCGCGGCCAGGCTGGCGGCGGGCCGGCGCACCGAGGAGGACCTGGCCGCGATGCGCGAGACCCTGTCCCGCAGGGACGCGGCGGGGCGGGCCGGCGACCTCGACGGGTTCGCCGACGCGGACGTGGACTTCCACCTGCTGGTGGCGGACGCCGCGCACAACGCGCTGCTGGGCGACCTCTACCGCAGCATGAGCGACGCGCTGCGCGACAGCGTCAGGGACCAGGAGGAGGCGGCGCTGGTCCCCGACACCTCGCACGAGGACCTGCTGCGGGCGATCGAGGACGGGGACGCGGCCCGGGCCGTCGCCATCTCGGTCGCCATCCTCGACCAGCAGGAACGCGACCTCTGA
- a CDS encoding ADP-ribosylglycohydrolase family protein has protein sequence MDVLDRVRGCLLGGAIGDALGAPIEFQSLREIRKHHGTGGITGYVTTWRGKTGLITDDTQMTLFTIEGLLDARVTAAHASGAGHEERGGAREVAVDAVRRAYLRWLDTQQLQAPPPPSVPHRTGRLREEAWLYSRRAPGNACLSGLHRRFPGPSPWGEPGPVNPDSKGCGTVMRSAPFGLVNRVPREAFELAAACAQITHGHPTGYLAAGAFAAIITHLMAGRALEPAVHQVMELLAGYPGHEETTAALRAAVHLAGSGEHSPEAVESLGGAWVAEEALAIGVYCALAEPAVDRALLLAVNHSGDSDSTGSVCGNLLGALHGTAPLPATWLAPLEGRDTIERLAAELA, from the coding sequence ATGGATGTGTTGGATCGGGTACGGGGCTGCCTCCTGGGCGGCGCGATCGGCGACGCGCTGGGCGCGCCGATCGAGTTCCAGTCGCTGCGGGAGATCCGCAAGCATCACGGGACGGGCGGCATCACGGGATACGTCACGACCTGGCGCGGCAAGACCGGCCTGATCACGGACGACACCCAGATGACCCTCTTCACCATCGAGGGCCTCCTGGACGCCCGCGTCACCGCAGCTCACGCTAGCGGAGCGGGGCACGAAGAACGTGGCGGCGCGCGGGAGGTGGCCGTGGACGCCGTTCGGCGGGCGTACCTGCGCTGGCTCGACACCCAGCAGCTCCAGGCGCCCCCGCCGCCGAGCGTCCCCCACCGGACGGGCCGGCTGCGCGAGGAGGCCTGGCTGTACTCGCGGCGCGCCCCCGGCAACGCCTGCCTTTCGGGCCTGCACCGCCGTTTCCCCGGCCCATCCCCGTGGGGCGAGCCGGGCCCGGTGAACCCCGACTCGAAGGGCTGCGGCACGGTGATGCGCTCGGCCCCGTTCGGCCTGGTGAACCGCGTGCCGCGGGAGGCGTTCGAGCTGGCGGCGGCCTGCGCGCAGATCACCCACGGCCATCCGACCGGCTACCTCGCCGCCGGCGCGTTCGCGGCGATCATCACGCACCTCATGGCGGGCCGGGCCCTGGAGCCCGCCGTCCACCAGGTGATGGAGCTGCTGGCCGGGTACCCCGGCCACGAGGAGACCACCGCCGCCCTGCGCGCCGCCGTGCACCTGGCAGGCAGCGGCGAGCACTCACCCGAGGCGGTCGAGTCGCTGGGCGGCGCCTGGGTGGCCGAGGAGGCGCTGGCCATCGGCGTCTACTGCGCCCTGGCCGAGCCCGCCGTGGACAGGGCCCTGCTGCTCGCGGTCAACCACTCGGGCGACAGCGACTCGACCGGCTCCGTGTGCGGCAACCTCCTGGGCGCCCTGCACGGCACCGCCCCGCTGCCCGCCACCTGGCTGGCTCCGCTGGAAGGCAGGGACACGATCGAACGCCTCGCCGCCGAACTGGCCTGA
- a CDS encoding Xaa-Pro dipeptidyl-peptidase, with translation MSQLRPALFAVALTLAIATPAQAAAAAPAITVQNGRTQPVFSYADAVREHVYVESTVDSDLDGSLDKVRVDIIRPKESGPSLRVPVIIDESPYYDNSGRGNESERKVYDAAGNVTKFPLFYDNYFVPRGYAVLNVDMLGTTRSDGCPDVGGKADVLGGKAVIDWLNGRAKAFRADGTPAVADWTTGKSAMIGKSYDGTLANAVAATGVEGLKTIVPISAISSWYKYQRSNGVVYNYDYASWLANYVDTDPEAKCQAVRDKMDAEDGDATGDHNAFWAERDYIEGLLADVSKVRASVFVVHTVNDLNVKPDNFSAWWKALADRHVPRKIWVGQTQHVDPFDFEGRRGLWVDTLHRWFDHWLHGVRNGIMNEPRADVEIGPVQWVKQRDWPAPFAIKASLRPSADGSLGLRPAARNSTASFTDLAMSETDMVADVGTAHPGRVAFTTGALRLDLRLSGTPTADLRVKLDKPTSNLTALLVDFGDTTRVDWRRGQGITTLTEEDCHGESTAADDACYRKVVTNLANRPLEIVARGWIDVQNRQSLSQATPLPVGTYGTVRWLTLPQDYTFKKGHRIGLVIAGTDSTYTDEAGTGANVTVDLARSSVSVPFVLGTPLADVPQDTAKFRGPERVELPQPEPEFQFF, from the coding sequence GTGTCACAATTACGCCCAGCCCTCTTCGCAGTCGCCCTCACCCTCGCGATAGCAACCCCTGCCCAGGCCGCCGCAGCCGCTCCCGCGATCACCGTCCAGAACGGCCGCACGCAGCCGGTCTTCTCGTACGCGGACGCCGTCCGCGAGCACGTGTACGTGGAGTCGACCGTCGACAGCGACCTCGACGGCTCGCTCGACAAGGTCAGGGTGGACATCATCCGGCCCAAGGAGTCCGGCCCGTCGCTCAGGGTGCCGGTGATCATTGACGAGAGCCCGTACTACGACAATTCAGGCCGCGGCAACGAGTCGGAGCGCAAGGTCTACGACGCCGCCGGAAATGTCACGAAATTTCCGCTCTTCTACGACAACTACTTCGTCCCGCGCGGCTACGCCGTCCTGAACGTCGACATGCTCGGCACCACCAGGTCCGACGGCTGCCCCGACGTCGGCGGCAAGGCCGACGTGCTGGGCGGCAAGGCGGTCATCGACTGGCTGAACGGCCGCGCCAAGGCCTTCAGGGCCGACGGCACCCCGGCCGTGGCCGACTGGACGACGGGCAAGTCGGCCATGATCGGCAAGTCGTACGACGGCACCCTCGCCAACGCCGTGGCCGCCACCGGCGTCGAGGGACTGAAGACCATCGTGCCCATCTCGGCGATCAGCTCCTGGTACAAGTACCAGCGCTCGAACGGCGTCGTCTACAACTACGACTACGCCTCCTGGCTGGCCAACTACGTCGACACCGACCCCGAGGCCAAGTGCCAGGCCGTTCGCGACAAGATGGACGCCGAGGACGGCGACGCCACGGGCGACCACAACGCGTTCTGGGCCGAGCGCGACTACATCGAGGGCCTGCTCGCCGACGTCTCCAAGGTCAGGGCGAGCGTGTTCGTCGTTCACACGGTCAACGACCTCAACGTCAAGCCCGACAACTTCTCCGCCTGGTGGAAGGCGCTGGCCGACCGGCACGTGCCCCGCAAGATCTGGGTCGGCCAGACCCAGCACGTGGACCCGTTCGACTTCGAGGGCCGCAGGGGGCTGTGGGTGGACACGCTGCACCGGTGGTTCGACCACTGGCTGCACGGCGTACGCAACGGGATCATGAACGAGCCCCGCGCCGACGTCGAGATCGGCCCCGTGCAGTGGGTCAAGCAGCGCGACTGGCCGGCCCCGTTCGCGATCAAGGCGTCGCTGCGGCCGTCGGCGGACGGCTCGCTCGGGCTGCGGCCCGCCGCCAGGAACAGCACCGCCTCCTTCACCGACCTCGCCATGAGCGAGACCGACATGGTGGCCGACGTGGGCACCGCGCACCCCGGCCGGGTGGCGTTCACCACCGGGGCGCTCCGGCTCGACCTGCGGTTGTCCGGCACGCCCACCGCCGACCTGCGGGTCAAGCTCGACAAGCCCACCTCCAACCTGACGGCGCTCCTGGTCGACTTCGGCGACACCACCCGCGTGGACTGGCGCCGAGGCCAGGGCATCACCACGCTCACGGAGGAGGACTGCCACGGGGAGAGCACCGCGGCCGACGACGCCTGCTACCGCAAGGTCGTCACCAACCTCGCCAACCGGCCCCTGGAGATCGTCGCCCGGGGCTGGATCGACGTGCAGAACCGGCAGTCGCTCAGCCAGGCCACGCCGCTGCCCGTGGGCACGTACGGCACGGTGCGGTGGCTGACCCTGCCACAGGACTACACGTTCAAGAAGGGGCATCGGATCGGGCTCGTGATCGCGGGCACCGACTCGACGTACACCGACGAGGCGGGGACGGGGGCCAACGTCACCGTCGACCTGGCTCGCAGCAGCGTGAGCGTGCCGTTCGTGCTGGGGACGCCGCTGGCGGACGTGCCTCAGGACACGGCCAAGTTCCGCGGGCCCGAGCGGGTGGAGCTGCCTCAGCCCGAGCCTGAGTTCCAGTTCTTCTAA
- a CDS encoding RNA polymerase sigma factor: MWRTLSDDARQAIRDLCDKHGARLYDYCRTELAAGDAEQAVAGAAMTVHLYADRVVDPALRRPWLYAVARAHRAVVAKPASIGSWSRPGRMSELLPEALLSLERPQRELLDLSVRHGLADRELAAVFELPEPEVRAIVMRAAAALEEWFAAIVAARSRDGCPELTARMAEWVAAPGRRARARIGRHIQSCASCRAAPRTMTAGALLRRLPIAALPGTLPNRLALAQPLPGEGPLWRADGFPVQARTLVETGSSSPAPPVADATPSAPVAGPTTATPGKPWSAAGAAAADQEPPGSDPERRGTEPGRRGDDLERPAAAASSAGLEGPAGGPVRPGGDPEGPGGPGGPGRPGGGLGHPGAPAVRGRHPFTPPSRTRPFRGGAYGDKLVYTTVTKGESNGTHHNGVVVRYGGITLSALEQAPNGGGAQWQEYWRPPADDDDDPEPGTPIRAVARLGLILGVGLLAAGLIWAVLNAQAHPATLTKAAAQTSVPPVEPEPRASGVAPSTAPGSALTSVPRKSALPRPAAPVARLSPSSLWLGRERSGTFSLSCTGRCEITSASGTDGIAVTGNRIRIRSPRDFCDVEPGVHRGKVAVRWTGRATGDGRTTGGVTTGGGTLTMNVAWTVGRATDDGVLMADDRGARSDDRVLTADADGDSPSDCG, encoded by the coding sequence ATGTGGCGAACCCTGTCGGACGACGCGCGCCAGGCCATTCGTGACCTGTGCGACAAGCACGGAGCCCGCCTCTACGACTACTGCCGCACCGAGCTCGCCGCGGGCGACGCCGAGCAGGCGGTCGCCGGGGCCGCGATGACGGTGCACCTGTACGCGGATCGCGTGGTGGATCCGGCCCTGCGCCGGCCCTGGCTGTACGCGGTGGCCAGGGCCCACCGGGCGGTCGTCGCCAAGCCCGCGAGCATCGGCTCGTGGTCGCGGCCCGGCCGCATGTCGGAGCTGCTGCCCGAGGCCCTGCTGTCCCTGGAGCGCCCGCAGCGCGAACTGCTCGACCTGTCCGTACGGCACGGGCTGGCGGACCGCGAGCTCGCCGCCGTCTTCGAGCTGCCCGAGCCCGAGGTGCGCGCCATCGTCATGCGGGCCGCGGCGGCGCTGGAGGAATGGTTCGCCGCGATCGTCGCCGCCCGCTCCCGCGACGGGTGCCCCGAGCTGACAGCACGCATGGCCGAATGGGTCGCGGCCCCCGGGCGGCGGGCCAGGGCGAGGATCGGCCGGCACATCCAGTCCTGCGCGAGCTGCCGGGCCGCGCCCAGGACCATGACGGCCGGGGCGCTGCTGCGCCGCCTGCCGATCGCGGCACTGCCCGGCACACTTCCCAACCGGCTGGCGTTGGCGCAGCCGTTGCCCGGCGAGGGGCCACTCTGGCGGGCCGACGGCTTTCCTGTGCAGGCCCGCACACTGGTGGAGACCGGCTCCTCGTCGCCGGCTCCTCCGGTCGCCGACGCCACGCCGTCCGCCCCGGTCGCCGGCCCCACGACGGCGACCCCGGGAAAGCCCTGGTCGGCGGCGGGCGCGGCTGCCGCCGACCAGGAGCCCCCCGGCTCCGACCCGGAACGGCGCGGCACCGAGCCCGGGCGTCGCGGCGACGACCTGGAACGCCCGGCCGCCGCCGCTTCGAGCGCCGGACTGGAAGGTCCGGCGGGTGGTCCGGTGCGTCCCGGCGGCGATCCGGAAGGTCCGGGTGGTCCGGGCGGTCCGGGTCGTCCGGGTGGTGGTCTGGGGCATCCGGGCGCGCCGGCCGTGCGCGGGCGGCACCCGTTCACGCCGCCCAGCCGTACGCGGCCCTTCCGCGGCGGCGCGTACGGCGACAAGCTCGTCTACACCACCGTCACCAAGGGTGAAAGCAACGGCACTCACCACAACGGCGTGGTCGTCCGCTACGGCGGCATCACCCTGTCCGCCCTGGAGCAGGCGCCGAACGGGGGCGGCGCGCAGTGGCAGGAGTACTGGCGGCCGCCCGCGGACGATGACGACGATCCCGAGCCCGGCACCCCGATCAGGGCCGTGGCCAGGCTCGGGCTGATCCTCGGCGTGGGCCTGCTGGCGGCGGGCCTCATCTGGGCCGTGCTGAACGCCCAGGCCCACCCGGCCACGCTCACCAAGGCGGCCGCGCAGACGAGCGTGCCGCCGGTGGAGCCCGAGCCCCGGGCCTCGGGGGTCGCTCCCAGCACCGCTCCCGGGTCGGCGCTGACGTCCGTACCGAGGAAGTCCGCCCTGCCGCGGCCCGCGGCGCCGGTGGCCCGGCTGTCGCCGTCGTCGTTGTGGCTGGGGCGGGAGCGCAGCGGGACGTTCTCGCTGTCCTGTACGGGGAGGTGCGAGATCACCTCGGCCTCCGGGACGGACGGCATCGCCGTCACCGGTAACCGGATCCGCATCCGTTCCCCGCGGGACTTCTGTGACGTGGAGCCGGGGGTGCATCGCGGGAAGGTCGCCGTCCGGTGGACCGGCCGCGCCACCGGCGACGGGCGCACCACCGGCGGGGTCACGACCGGTGGCGGGACGCTGACCATGAACGTGGCCTGGACGGTCGGCCGTGCCACGGATGACGGCGTGCTGATGGCGGACGATCGCGGGGCGAGGTCCGACGACCGCGTCCTGACGGCGGACGCCGACGGCGACTCGCCGAGCGACTGCGGCTGA